Proteins encoded together in one Gemmatimonadota bacterium DH-78 window:
- a CDS encoding Ig-like domain-containing protein: MTAFVAALALLGACTDGTLVPPEDVAALHTWPASAEVDPGQGVAFAAWFVRTTGDSVPAGVTWSATGGTIDAAGRFTAPASPGSVWVVARDASGTGAADSSHVAVRAPDPSLPASIQVTPRVVSLHVGAASALTARVANAQGAALTATPIGWWSSASSVAVVDGHGRVSATGEGVARIVARVTGTVLADTAEVEVARAPVTTVSVLPGGATLQVGAETDFSAALFGPGGEPLQGRTVAWTSSDTGVARVGAGGRAVALAPGTTRITALAEGVQGAADLTVTLAPPPPPPAVASVDVGPLTATVPIGATTHFAAIPRAADGTALTGRVVTWSVVHPAVAAMAPDGGATGLSAGTTVVRATVEGVTGSGTLTVTDTATVVGSVTVAPSVAAVETGQSVALSVVVRDLGGAVIEGVPVTWWSEAPAVATVGADGTVTGVAPGSAVIRAASGGVEGSATVTVSDGPPPPPPAVSSVSIAPGAAALDVGGAAAFSATPRAADGSALSGRVVTWSVVDGSVASVSADGTVTALAPGATTLRATSEGVVGSAALTVADTVTVIGSVAVAPVSPALETGEAITLSATVRDTAGVVVTGAPVEWSSDTPGVASVNASGRVTGVAAGSAGITAKSGGVQGAATVTVSDPPPPAVASVSVSPASSALAVGASTTLSATPRAADGTVLTGRDVVWSSGQSGVATVDDSGRVTGVAGGYTAITATVEGVSGSATVSVTAPGGAGLADECRSPGAGWIWCDDFDENRLSSYFEVDHAGGAFQRTAGVGADGSTGMRVEFSPGQVGAGSLHLAVGRTPQSYMAPADAGTADYRELYWRVYVKNDAGWTGGGGEKLSRAFIFASPSNWSQAMIAHVWSGGAGENHLFLDPVRGTDASGNLVTTQYNDFANMTWLGGDASATPIFDAAHVGSWYCVEAHVRLNTAGQSDGVFELWIDDALEAQRTGLNWLGNFSAYGLNAVYLENYWNGGAPRSQGRTLDNFVVSTQRIGC, translated from the coding sequence ATGACGGCGTTCGTTGCGGCTCTCGCCCTGCTCGGGGCGTGCACCGACGGCACCCTCGTGCCGCCCGAAGACGTCGCCGCCCTGCACACCTGGCCGGCCTCCGCGGAGGTGGATCCGGGGCAGGGGGTGGCGTTCGCCGCATGGTTCGTGCGCACGACGGGGGACTCCGTGCCCGCCGGCGTCACCTGGTCGGCCACCGGAGGAACCATCGACGCCGCAGGTCGCTTCACGGCGCCGGCGTCTCCGGGGAGCGTCTGGGTGGTGGCCCGCGACGCGAGCGGGACGGGGGCCGCGGATTCGAGTCATGTGGCCGTGCGGGCGCCCGACCCGTCGCTGCCCGCCTCGATCCAGGTCACCCCGCGTGTCGTGTCGCTGCACGTGGGCGCCGCGTCCGCGCTGACGGCTCGCGTGGCGAACGCGCAGGGTGCCGCGCTGACCGCGACGCCCATCGGCTGGTGGTCGTCGGCCTCGTCGGTGGCGGTCGTGGACGGCCACGGACGCGTGTCGGCGACGGGCGAGGGGGTGGCCCGGATCGTCGCCCGGGTCACCGGGACGGTGCTGGCCGATACCGCGGAGGTGGAGGTCGCGCGCGCTCCGGTGACGACGGTGTCGGTGCTTCCGGGAGGCGCGACGCTGCAGGTGGGTGCCGAGACGGACTTCTCCGCCGCGCTCTTCGGGCCGGGTGGCGAGCCGCTGCAAGGGCGGACGGTCGCCTGGACCTCGTCGGATACGGGGGTGGCCCGCGTCGGCGCCGGCGGCCGCGCAGTCGCCCTCGCGCCGGGGACCACCCGGATCACGGCCCTCGCCGAGGGTGTGCAGGGCGCGGCGGACCTCACCGTCACGCTCGCCCCGCCCCCGCCGCCTCCCGCGGTGGCCTCCGTGGATGTCGGCCCCCTGACCGCGACCGTGCCGATCGGGGCGACCACGCACTTCGCCGCGATTCCTCGAGCGGCCGACGGCACGGCCCTCACCGGGCGCGTGGTGACCTGGTCGGTGGTGCACCCGGCGGTGGCCGCGATGGCGCCCGACGGCGGGGCGACGGGGCTGAGCGCGGGCACCACCGTGGTGCGCGCCACCGTGGAAGGAGTGACCGGCTCCGGCACGCTCACCGTGACCGACACGGCCACCGTGGTCGGATCGGTGACCGTGGCGCCCTCCGTCGCAGCGGTCGAGACGGGGCAATCCGTCGCCCTCTCGGTGGTGGTGCGCGATCTCGGGGGTGCGGTGATCGAGGGTGTGCCGGTGACGTGGTGGTCGGAGGCGCCGGCGGTGGCGACCGTCGGAGCCGACGGCACCGTCACGGGCGTCGCTCCGGGGTCCGCCGTGATCCGGGCGGCGAGCGGCGGTGTGGAGGGATCGGCCACCGTCACCGTGAGCGACGGGCCGCCCCCGCCGCCTCCCGCCGTGTCTTCCGTCTCGATCGCCCCCGGGGCCGCCGCCCTCGACGTGGGGGGCGCCGCGGCCTTCAGTGCCACGCCCCGGGCGGCGGACGGCAGCGCGCTCTCCGGGCGCGTCGTGACCTGGTCGGTGGTCGACGGTTCGGTCGCGTCGGTGAGCGCCGACGGGACGGTGACGGCTCTCGCGCCGGGTGCCACGACGCTGCGTGCCACCTCGGAAGGGGTGGTCGGCTCGGCCGCGCTCACCGTGGCCGACACGGTGACCGTGATCGGGTCGGTGGCCGTGGCCCCCGTGTCGCCCGCGTTGGAGACCGGTGAGGCCATCACGCTGAGCGCGACGGTCCGCGACACCGCGGGTGTGGTCGTGACCGGTGCCCCGGTCGAGTGGTCGTCGGATACGCCCGGCGTGGCCAGCGTGAACGCCTCGGGCAGGGTGACGGGAGTGGCCGCCGGCTCGGCCGGGATCACGGCGAAGAGCGGGGGCGTGCAGGGCGCGGCCACCGTGACCGTTTCCGACCCGCCGCCGCCCGCCGTGGCCTCCGTGTCGGTCAGCCCCGCGTCGAGTGCACTCGCGGTAGGCGCGTCGACCACGCTGTCCGCCACCCCCCGAGCCGCCGACGGCACCGTGCTCACCGGGCGCGATGTGGTATGGAGCAGTGGGCAGTCGGGCGTGGCCACGGTCGACGACAGCGGTCGGGTGACGGGGGTGGCCGGCGGATACACCGCGATCACGGCCACCGTCGAAGGGGTTTCGGGGAGCGCGACCGTCTCCGTCACCGCCCCCGGCGGGGCGGGTCTCGCCGACGAGTGCCGATCGCCGGGTGCCGGCTGGATCTGGTGCGACGATTTCGACGAGAATCGGCTGTCGTCGTACTTCGAGGTCGACCACGCGGGGGGCGCCTTCCAGCGCACCGCCGGCGTCGGTGCCGACGGATCCACGGGCATGCGGGTCGAGTTCTCGCCGGGGCAGGTGGGCGCGGGGTCGCTCCACCTCGCCGTGGGTCGGACGCCCCAGTCGTACATGGCGCCCGCCGATGCGGGTACCGCCGACTACCGCGAGCTCTACTGGCGGGTCTACGTGAAGAACGACGCGGGCTGGACGGGCGGCGGGGGCGAGAAGCTGTCGCGCGCCTTCATCTTCGCCTCGCCCTCCAACTGGTCGCAGGCGATGATCGCCCACGTCTGGTCGGGGGGCGCGGGAGAGAACCACCTCTTCCTCGACCCCGTGCGGGGCACCGATGCCTCCGGCAACCTGGTCACCACCCAGTACAACGACTTCGCCAACATGACCTGGCTCGGGGGCGACGCTTCCGCCACACCGATCTTCGACGCCGCGCATGTCGGTTCCTGGTACTGCGTCGAGGCCCATGTGCGACTCAACACCGCAGGGCAGTCCGACGGGGTGTTCGAGCTGTGGATCGACGATGCGCTCGAGGCGCAGCGCACCGGACTCAACTGGCTCGGCAACTTCTCCGCCTACGGACTCAACGCCGTGTACCTGGAGAACTACTGGAATGGCGGCGCGCCCCGGTCGCAGGGGCGCACCCTCGACAACTTCGTCGTCAGTACGCAGCGGATCGGCTGCTGA
- a CDS encoding dodecin family protein, with translation MSIAKVIEVLAEGDSIEQAIENAVKEAGRTVRNIRSVYVAETQAIVRDGKIKKYRVNTRLTFVVSDGD, from the coding sequence ATGTCCATTGCCAAGGTGATCGAGGTCCTCGCCGAGGGCGACAGCATCGAGCAGGCGATCGAGAACGCGGTGAAGGAAGCCGGACGCACGGTCCGCAACATCCGCAGCGTGTACGTGGCCGAGACGCAGGCGATCGTCCGCGACGGCAAGATCAAGAAGTACCGAGTGAACACGCGCCTGACCTTCGTGGTCTCCGACGGCGACTGA
- a CDS encoding pyridoxal-phosphate dependent enzyme, producing the protein MTDPSTAFDWTGALARVRAVIPPSPVVGAPTLCARLDRPVHLKLECLNETGSFKVRGAAARIQALGDEDRARGVVTCSSGNHGRAVAFVAERLGVPATVFVPDWVDPVKLAAIRAHRADAVLAGDSYDEAERRALEHAAARGLTFVPPFDDADVVAGQGTVALETLEQVPGVTEIAAPLSGGGLIGGIAAALRDHRPAVAVTAVTAHSARVMWESLRAGRPIEMPEDDTLAGALAGGIGLDNRVTFPLVRDLVAHHEIVDEAAIALAMAYAWHELGLVLEGGGAVALAAALEGLLPGDSSDPLVIVLSGGNVDLGVLGRVLAGNALAVPDRENQSRSPLSKEFPR; encoded by the coding sequence TTGACCGATCCCTCCACGGCGTTCGACTGGACCGGCGCCCTGGCCCGGGTGAGAGCGGTGATTCCGCCCTCTCCCGTGGTCGGGGCGCCCACGCTTTGCGCCCGTCTCGATCGGCCCGTGCACCTCAAGCTCGAGTGTCTCAACGAGACCGGCTCGTTCAAGGTTCGCGGCGCCGCCGCGCGCATCCAGGCGCTCGGGGACGAGGACCGCGCGCGGGGCGTGGTCACCTGTTCGTCGGGAAACCACGGGCGCGCCGTGGCCTTCGTGGCCGAGCGGCTCGGGGTGCCCGCCACCGTCTTCGTGCCCGACTGGGTCGACCCCGTGAAGCTGGCCGCGATCCGTGCCCACCGAGCCGACGCCGTGCTCGCCGGAGACAGCTACGACGAGGCGGAGCGGCGCGCCCTCGAACATGCCGCCGCCCGGGGGCTGACCTTCGTGCCCCCCTTCGACGACGCCGACGTGGTGGCGGGGCAGGGCACGGTGGCGCTCGAGACGCTCGAGCAGGTGCCGGGAGTGACGGAGATCGCCGCGCCTCTCTCGGGGGGCGGGCTGATCGGAGGGATCGCCGCTGCGCTGCGCGACCACCGACCGGCGGTGGCGGTGACCGCCGTCACCGCCCACAGCGCCCGGGTGATGTGGGAGAGCCTTCGCGCCGGCCGCCCGATCGAGATGCCCGAAGACGACACCCTCGCGGGTGCTCTGGCCGGCGGGATCGGCCTCGACAACCGGGTCACCTTTCCGCTGGTTCGCGATCTGGTCGCTCATCACGAGATCGTGGACGAGGCGGCCATCGCCCTCGCGATGGCCTACGCCTGGCACGAGCTCGGGCTGGTGCTGGAGGGCGGGGGAGCGGTCGCCCTTGCCGCGGCCCTGGAGGGACTCCTCCCGGGCGATTCGAGCGACCCGCTCGTGATCGTGCTGTCGGGCGGCAACGTCGATCTGGGGGTTCTGGGCCGCGTGCTCGCGGGAAACGCCCTTGCGGTGCCCGATCGCGAGAACCAGTCTCGATCACCCCTCTCGAAGGAGTTCCCCCGATGA
- a CDS encoding aminotransferase class V-fold PLP-dependent enzyme produces MYAEPNALWPDYGRFRVRERLLLTGHSHQAWPDAGFAGQVRAWEHAAEFADLKWGPAFEVAESVRRHWARLLDDRDGDITLGQNTHELVARFLSALDLRARPRVVTTDGEFHSIRRQLDRLAEEGLEVVRVPVAGTATLAERLAAEVDDRTAAVMVSSVLFGSARIVPHLAAVAEACTLHGAELLVDSYHHIDAVPFSVRAEGLDAAFVVGGGYKYCQLGEGNCFLRVPPGNRMRPLFTGWFSEFSALADAQRGAVVYGEGPDRFAGSTYDPTAHYRAEAVFSFFDERGLTPELLREVSQHQVGLLMERFDALDLDPRVVRRDREVPLQQVAGFLALESDRAAELQQGLRELGVLTDSRRNVLRFGPAPYLSDAQLMRAMETLEEAVRQLRS; encoded by the coding sequence CTGTACGCCGAGCCGAACGCGCTCTGGCCCGACTACGGCCGCTTCCGGGTGCGCGAGCGCCTGTTGCTGACCGGCCACTCGCACCAGGCCTGGCCCGACGCCGGCTTCGCCGGTCAGGTGCGCGCGTGGGAGCACGCCGCCGAGTTCGCCGATCTCAAGTGGGGGCCGGCCTTCGAGGTGGCCGAGTCCGTGCGCCGGCACTGGGCGCGACTGCTCGACGATCGCGACGGCGACATCACCCTCGGCCAGAACACGCACGAACTGGTTGCCCGCTTCCTGTCGGCGCTCGACCTCCGCGCTCGACCCCGGGTGGTGACCACCGACGGCGAATTTCACTCGATCCGCCGCCAGCTCGACCGACTCGCCGAAGAGGGGTTGGAGGTGGTGCGCGTGCCGGTGGCGGGTACCGCCACCCTTGCCGAGCGGCTCGCCGCGGAGGTCGACGACCGCACCGCCGCCGTGATGGTGTCGAGCGTACTCTTCGGGAGTGCGCGCATCGTGCCCCACCTCGCGGCGGTGGCCGAGGCGTGCACGCTCCACGGTGCGGAACTGCTCGTCGACAGCTACCACCACATCGACGCCGTGCCGTTTTCGGTGCGCGCGGAAGGGCTCGACGCGGCGTTCGTGGTGGGTGGGGGCTACAAGTACTGCCAGCTCGGCGAGGGCAACTGCTTCCTGCGCGTGCCCCCCGGAAACCGCATGCGGCCCCTCTTCACGGGGTGGTTCAGCGAGTTCAGCGCGCTGGCCGATGCGCAGCGCGGGGCCGTGGTCTACGGCGAGGGCCCCGACCGCTTCGCGGGCTCCACCTACGACCCCACCGCCCACTATCGGGCCGAGGCCGTCTTCAGCTTCTTCGACGAGCGCGGCCTCACCCCGGAGCTTCTTCGCGAGGTGAGCCAGCATCAGGTGGGACTCCTGATGGAGCGCTTCGACGCCCTGGATCTCGACCCCCGTGTGGTCCGGCGCGATCGCGAAGTGCCGTTGCAGCAGGTGGCGGGCTTCCTCGCGCTCGAGAGCGACCGGGCCGCCGAGCTGCAGCAGGGGCTTCGCGAGCTCGGGGTGCTCACCGACTCCCGTCGCAACGTCCTGCGGTTCGGTCCCGCCCCCTACCTGAGCGACGCGCAGCTGATGCGCGCTATGGAGACTCTCGAGGAGGCGGTCCGGCAGCTACGTTCATGA
- a CDS encoding tryptophan 2,3-dioxygenase family protein: MTAHDPTGTARTYSRYLCVEELLDLQRPTSDGPRGPEHDEMLFIVIHQVYELWFKQMLHELDFVGGRMVEGDTPRVRHTLSRVLRILKVCVAQLDILETMTPLEFLSFRERLESASGFQSFQFREFEFVLGGKRPGVVDNFAPGSQGFERLSRRLHEPTLWDSFLAYLAGRGAAIPDELLHRDPSVPAPESEAVQKALVAVYRTDPDAASVCELMVDLDEGVQEWRYRHVKMVERTLGSKRGTGGSSGVGYLQSTLFRHAFPDLWTIRAQL, encoded by the coding sequence TTGACCGCGCACGACCCGACCGGCACCGCCCGCACCTACAGCCGCTACCTGTGCGTGGAGGAGCTGCTCGACCTGCAGCGCCCCACCTCCGACGGCCCCCGCGGTCCCGAGCACGACGAGATGCTCTTCATCGTGATCCACCAGGTGTACGAGCTCTGGTTCAAGCAGATGCTGCACGAGCTCGACTTCGTGGGCGGGCGCATGGTGGAGGGCGACACGCCGCGGGTGCGCCACACGCTGAGCCGCGTGCTGCGCATTCTGAAGGTGTGCGTGGCGCAGCTCGACATTCTCGAGACGATGACGCCGCTGGAGTTCTTGAGTTTTCGCGAGCGACTCGAATCGGCGAGCGGCTTCCAGTCGTTTCAGTTTCGCGAGTTCGAGTTCGTGCTCGGCGGCAAGCGCCCGGGGGTGGTCGACAACTTCGCGCCGGGCAGCCAGGGCTTCGAGCGACTGAGTCGTCGCCTTCATGAACCCACGCTCTGGGACTCCTTTCTCGCCTACCTCGCCGGGCGCGGCGCCGCGATTCCCGACGAGCTGCTCCACCGCGACCCCTCGGTGCCCGCCCCCGAGTCGGAGGCGGTGCAGAAGGCGCTGGTGGCGGTGTATCGCACCGACCCCGATGCCGCGTCGGTGTGCGAGCTCATGGTGGATCTGGACGAGGGCGTGCAGGAATGGCGCTATCGCCACGTGAAGATGGTCGAGCGCACCCTGGGATCGAAGCGGGGCACCGGGGGCTCGTCGGGGGTGGGCTACCTGCAGTCCACCCTCTTCCGCCACGCCTTCCCGGATCTGTGGACGATCCGCGCGCAGCTGTGA
- a CDS encoding MBL fold metallo-hydrolase — MTYFGAAGWRMTDGETVVLVDPWPSRLKYGGGGHPDDDRPDFARTDLAWADTALIDELIPEADFILVQHGHFDHLGDVPYIARKTGARVIGTETVIMILRAYGVPNDQLYAVHGGEDYQFENFSVRVVPGLHSALNERHYHDTRRYDTDTPLEAPLRIEQFIEGGSLSFLARLGGRRVLTMGSMNFIEREFEGLEPDILLAGINGSRLGLYDYDRRLLTATGFPAVVLPTHWDNFRLPYGYSQEAGVERNLVPFIEAAREISPGSTVITPVHLEPIVIR, encoded by the coding sequence ATGACCTACTTCGGTGCCGCGGGATGGCGCATGACCGATGGGGAGACCGTCGTGCTCGTGGATCCCTGGCCCTCGAGACTGAAGTACGGCGGGGGCGGGCACCCCGACGACGATCGTCCGGACTTCGCCCGCACCGACCTCGCCTGGGCCGATACCGCGCTGATCGACGAGCTGATCCCCGAGGCCGACTTCATTCTGGTCCAGCACGGCCACTTCGATCACCTCGGCGACGTGCCCTACATCGCGCGAAAGACGGGAGCTCGGGTGATCGGCACCGAGACCGTGATCATGATCCTGCGGGCGTACGGAGTGCCGAATGATCAGCTCTATGCGGTGCACGGCGGCGAGGACTATCAGTTCGAGAACTTCAGCGTGCGGGTCGTGCCGGGACTGCACTCGGCCCTGAACGAGCGGCACTACCACGATACCCGGCGCTACGACACCGACACACCGCTGGAAGCTCCGCTTCGCATCGAGCAGTTCATCGAGGGCGGGTCGTTGAGCTTTCTCGCTCGACTCGGTGGACGCCGTGTGTTGACGATGGGATCGATGAACTTCATCGAGCGCGAATTCGAAGGCCTCGAGCCCGACATCCTCCTCGCGGGCATCAACGGATCTCGGCTGGGGCTGTACGACTACGACCGCCGCCTGCTCACCGCGACCGGGTTTCCGGCGGTGGTGTTGCCCACGCACTGGGACAACTTTCGACTCCCGTACGGTTACTCGCAGGAGGCGGGTGTCGAGCGCAATCTGGTACCCTTCATCGAGGCGGCGCGCGAGATCTCGCCGGGGTCCACCGTGATCACACCCGTGCATCTCGAACCGATCGTGATCCGATGA
- a CDS encoding VCBS repeat-containing protein produces MRAAWGALVAVMFLGASSSSAQVRDFRTTNRMVFGTPEDLTASIAFADVDGDGDIDALVANGRHWAQANDVYINNGSGAFTMGYPLGPHRATTYGVPAGDLDGDGDVDVVVVNDRAGTWIYRNDGTGVFAGPEWIGPEVEPGRSATLYDLDGDGDLDVLVTNRGAPNGFYLNEGNARFGPKRTFGEPDGSTIAVAPADVDGDGDIDLVLANRDGQANQILLNDGALGFDEVREFGTGSDETRGVVVADLNGDGIGDIVAANIGEPNAVYLGRGDGTFDAGTPFGDDEATYMAAVADFDNDGDADIAVANVRGRNAVYWNDGTGRGWTVHWVGTETDATYGVSAADVDGDGYAELAFANSGALNQLFMNVAAGPPPRESP; encoded by the coding sequence ATGAGGGCGGCCTGGGGCGCCCTCGTGGCGGTCATGTTCCTCGGCGCGTCGTCGTCTTCGGCGCAGGTGCGAGACTTCCGGACCACCAATCGCATGGTGTTCGGCACCCCGGAAGACCTCACGGCATCGATCGCCTTCGCCGACGTCGATGGTGACGGCGATATCGACGCCCTGGTCGCCAATGGCCGGCACTGGGCCCAGGCCAACGACGTCTACATCAACAACGGGAGCGGTGCCTTCACCATGGGCTACCCGCTCGGACCGCACAGGGCCACCACCTATGGTGTGCCGGCCGGCGACCTCGACGGCGATGGCGATGTGGATGTCGTGGTCGTCAACGACCGCGCGGGAACCTGGATCTACCGCAACGACGGCACGGGCGTCTTCGCAGGGCCGGAGTGGATCGGTCCGGAGGTGGAGCCGGGTCGCTCGGCCACCCTGTACGACCTGGATGGCGACGGGGATCTCGATGTGCTGGTCACCAATCGGGGCGCCCCGAACGGCTTCTACCTGAACGAGGGGAATGCACGGTTCGGGCCGAAACGGACCTTCGGTGAACCCGACGGCTCCACCATCGCGGTCGCTCCAGCGGATGTGGATGGGGACGGCGACATCGATCTCGTGCTGGCCAATCGCGACGGGCAGGCCAATCAGATCCTGCTGAACGACGGCGCTCTGGGCTTCGACGAGGTGCGGGAGTTCGGGACGGGATCCGACGAGACCCGTGGTGTGGTGGTGGCCGACCTCAACGGCGACGGCATCGGCGACATCGTCGCGGCCAACATCGGTGAGCCGAACGCCGTCTATCTGGGCCGCGGAGACGGCACCTTCGACGCCGGAACGCCCTTCGGCGACGACGAGGCGACGTACATGGCGGCGGTGGCCGACTTCGACAACGACGGGGATGCGGACATCGCCGTGGCCAACGTGCGGGGCCGAAACGCCGTGTATTGGAACGACGGCACCGGCCGTGGCTGGACCGTGCACTGGGTGGGCACCGAGACCGACGCCACCTACGGGGTGTCGGCGGCCGATGTGGACGGTGACGGATATGCCGAGCTCGCCTTCGCCAACTCGGGGGCGCTCAACCAGCTCTTCATGAACGTAGCTGCCGGACCGCCTCCTCGAGAGTCTCCATAG
- a CDS encoding bifunctional salicylyl-CoA 5-hydroxylase/oxidoreductase, translating to MRIVSIGGGPAGLYAAILLKKDDPTREVVVHERNRADDTFGFGVVFSDATMDNLRQADAPTYDAIVAALAHWDDIDIHYRGEVITSTGHGFSGMSRIRLLNILQDRCRELGVRMHFESEVGSVAEVGEADLILAADGVNSRVRSEFADDFGTALDLRPNRFVWLGTDRVFDAFTFYFKNDEHGLWRVHAYQYEEGHSTFIVECTEDTWRSAGLQDASEAHTAAFCEALFADELDGARLICNRSVWRRFPIVRTRRWSRGNVVLLGDAAHTAHFSIGSGTRLALEDVIALVDQIRAQPDVPSALAAYEESHRKEVESLQRAAQASLEWFEATERYMAQHPTQFAFNLLTRSLRIDHQNLKVRDPAFIARVDDWFAGEAERQSGRTLPRPAPPPMLTPFRLRGMTLDNRVVVSPMCQYQATDGRVDDWHLVHYGSRAVGGAGLIYAEMTNVSAEARITPGCAGLYRPDHVDAWRRVVDFVHGRSQAKIAMQLGHAGRKAATCRPWEGEGSDAPLEEGEWPILAPSPIPWRPPNQVPREMTRADMDAVIADYQRAAGYAMDAGFDLLEIHFAHGYLLGTFISPLTNDRTDAYGGSLDARMRFPLEVFDACRAIWPEDRPMSVRISAVDWAPGGMGPGDAVEVARHLESHGCDIVDVSAGQTVAHQRPRYGRQFQTPFSDRIRQELGIHTMAVGNISSYMDVNAILAAGRADLCLLARAHLWDPYWTRHAAFAAGAPLPWPDSYRSLDRYTPRFE from the coding sequence GTGAGAATCGTCTCGATCGGGGGCGGCCCGGCCGGGCTCTATGCCGCGATCCTGCTGAAGAAGGACGATCCCACCCGCGAGGTGGTGGTGCACGAGCGCAACCGCGCCGACGACACCTTCGGCTTCGGCGTGGTCTTCAGCGACGCCACGATGGACAACCTCCGGCAGGCCGACGCCCCGACGTACGACGCGATCGTGGCGGCCCTCGCCCACTGGGACGACATCGACATCCACTACCGGGGCGAGGTGATCACCTCCACCGGGCACGGCTTCAGCGGCATGAGCCGCATTCGGCTGCTGAACATTCTGCAGGATCGCTGCCGCGAACTCGGCGTGCGGATGCACTTCGAGTCGGAGGTGGGCTCGGTGGCCGAGGTGGGCGAAGCCGACCTGATTCTCGCCGCCGACGGTGTGAACAGCCGGGTGCGGTCGGAGTTCGCCGACGACTTCGGGACGGCCCTCGACCTGCGGCCCAACCGCTTCGTCTGGCTCGGTACCGACCGGGTGTTCGACGCCTTCACCTTCTACTTCAAGAACGACGAGCACGGCCTCTGGCGGGTGCACGCGTACCAGTACGAAGAGGGGCACTCGACCTTCATCGTGGAGTGCACCGAAGACACCTGGCGGTCCGCGGGGCTCCAGGACGCGAGCGAGGCGCACACCGCCGCCTTCTGCGAGGCCCTCTTCGCCGACGAGCTCGACGGCGCGCGGCTGATCTGCAATCGCTCGGTCTGGCGCCGCTTTCCGATCGTGCGCACCCGCCGCTGGTCGCGGGGCAACGTGGTGCTGCTCGGCGACGCCGCGCACACGGCGCACTTCTCGATCGGCTCGGGCACCCGGCTCGCTCTCGAAGACGTGATCGCCCTCGTCGACCAGATCCGCGCGCAACCCGACGTGCCCTCGGCGCTCGCGGCGTACGAGGAGTCCCATCGAAAGGAGGTGGAGAGCCTCCAGCGCGCCGCCCAGGCCAGCCTCGAGTGGTTCGAGGCGACCGAGCGGTACATGGCGCAGCACCCCACGCAGTTCGCCTTCAACCTGCTCACCCGCAGCCTGCGCATCGACCACCAGAACCTGAAGGTCCGCGACCCCGCCTTCATCGCGCGGGTCGACGACTGGTTCGCCGGCGAGGCCGAGCGGCAGTCGGGCCGCACCCTGCCCCGCCCCGCGCCTCCGCCCATGCTCACCCCCTTCCGGCTGCGCGGCATGACGCTCGACAACCGGGTGGTGGTGAGCCCGATGTGCCAGTACCAGGCCACCGATGGCCGGGTGGACGACTGGCACCTCGTGCACTACGGCAGCCGGGCGGTGGGCGGCGCGGGGCTGATCTACGCCGAGATGACCAATGTGAGCGCCGAGGCCCGCATCACCCCCGGGTGCGCCGGCCTCTACCGCCCCGATCACGTGGATGCCTGGCGCCGCGTGGTCGACTTCGTGCACGGCCGCTCGCAGGCGAAGATCGCGATGCAGCTCGGCCACGCCGGACGCAAGGCGGCCACCTGTCGGCCGTGGGAGGGCGAGGGCAGCGACGCACCCCTGGAGGAGGGCGAGTGGCCGATTCTGGCCCCGTCACCCATTCCCTGGCGCCCGCCCAACCAGGTGCCCCGCGAAATGACCCGCGCCGACATGGACGCGGTCATCGCCGACTATCAGCGCGCCGCCGGCTACGCCATGGACGCCGGCTTCGACCTGCTCGAGATCCACTTCGCGCACGGGTATCTCCTCGGCACCTTCATCAGCCCGCTCACCAACGACCGCACCGACGCGTACGGCGGCTCGCTCGACGCGCGCATGCGCTTTCCGCTCGAGGTGTTCGACGCCTGCCGCGCGATCTGGCCGGAGGATCGCCCGATGTCGGTGCGGATTTCGGCGGTGGACTGGGCGCCCGGAGGCATGGGGCCCGGCGATGCGGTCGAGGTGGCCCGCCATCTGGAGTCCCACGGGTGCGACATCGTGGATGTGAGCGCCGGCCAGACCGTGGCGCACCAGCGCCCCCGCTACGGCCGCCAGTTTCAGACGCCCTTCTCCGATCGCATCCGGCAGGAGCTGGGCATCCACACGATGGCCGTCGGCAACATCTCGTCGTACATGGATGTGAACGCGATTCTCGCCGCGGGCCGCGCCGACCTGTGTCTGCTCGCCCGCGCCCATCTGTGGGACCCCTACTGGACCCGCCACGCCGCCTTCGCCGCCGGGGCTCCCCTGCCCTGGCCCGACTCCTACCGGTCGCTCGATCGCTACACCCCACGCTTCGAATGA